The following nucleotide sequence is from bacterium.
CCGAGGTAGCAAACGTAGTCGCCCTTGGCCTCGGCGAAGGCCCGGTTGAGCGATTTGCAGGGTCCGCGGTTCTCCTGGACTAGGTAGCGGATCGCCTTGTCGGGATGGGCGGCCAGGATCTGGCGCACGATCCGGTCGGTCCCGTCGGTCGAGCCGTCGTTGACGACGATCAGCTCGAAGTCGAGATAGGTTTGGGCGAGCACGCTTCGCAGGCAGGCCTCGAGATAGCGTTCGCCATTCAGAACCGGGATGAGGATGCTGACCAATGGCATCGATTTGGCTTTATTTATCGAGTTTTCTTGGATAGCAAACGTTTCCATGAAAATTGCCGTAGTGGGCGGCGGCATCTTCGGGGTCACCTGCGCCTGGTATCTGGCCAAACACGGCTTTTTGGTCGACCTTTTCGAAAAGGCAGGAGACCTCCTCCAAGCCGCGTCCGGAATCAACCAATACCGATTGCACCGGGGTTATCACTATCCCCGAAGCTTCGCCACCGCTTCCCAATCCTTGCGAGAGTTTCCGCGCTTTCTCGAGCATTACGGCAGCGCCGTTTTCGAGGCCGAGCACTACTATGGCGTGGCCAAGGAAGGCAGCCTGAGCAGCCCCGAACAGTGCCGGCGCGCTTGGGAGAGCTGCGGCCTGGACTTCGAGGAAGCTGAGCTCTCCCTCCTGAATCCGAAGACTGTCGGCTGGTGCGCCCGGGTCCGAGAAGCTCTGCTCGATCCAGCGGCCCTGCGTCAGCTCGGCCGTCGGTATTTGGAGCGCTGGCGAGTCGGCATGCGGCTGGGACGCGAGATCGGGTTCCGGGATCTCAAGGGCTACGATCTGATCGTGGTCGCCGGCTACGTCGCCAACAACGCTTGGCTCGAATCGGCCGATCTTCCCGAGAAAGAATACCAATTCGAGCTCTGCGAGAAACCGGTCCTGGCCTTGCCCGGCCGTTTCCGCAATAAAAGCGTCGTGATTTTGGACGGCCCTTTTCTTTGCATCGATCCGGTCGCCAACACCGACACCTTCGTCATGGGGAACGTCGTTCACGCCATCCACCACCGCAACATCGGCTTGCATCCCGAGCTGTCGCCGGCTTATGCGCCGCTGCTCAACCGCGGCGTGATCGCCGGCCCGCCGATCACTCGGATCGACGATTTTCTCGCCAGCGCGGCGGTCTATTTCCCGGGGATCGGAGGGGCCAAGCACCTTGGCTCGATGTTCACGGTCCGGGCGGTGCAGCCGCACCGCGAGCACGACGATGCCCGCCCCACCATCGTCGAGGAGCTCTCGGACCGGGTGGTGACGGTTTTCTCGGGCAAGATCGGCACCTGCGTCGCGGCGGCCGAGGAAGTTCTGCAAATCGCGGCGCGCAAGCGAGGAATCGAGCCATGGTCGGAATCGGCATTATCGGGGTAGGGCGCTGGGGCCGGAACCTGCTGCGAGCCTTCGCCGGCTTGGACGAGGTCAAGGCTTGCTCGGTCCGGTCGCGGGACGTTTCGGAGCTGGTCGCGCGCTATCCACGCGTCCGCTGGACCCGCCGCTATCGGGACATCCTGGCCGATCCCTCGGTGGGCGCGGTGGCCGTCGCGACGCCGGCGGCGACCCATTATTCGATCGCCAAGCAAGCGCTGGAGGCCGGCAAGCACGTTTTCGTGGAGAAGCCCTTATGCCAAAAATCCGGCGAAGCGGCGGACTTGGTCAAGCTCAGCCGAAAGAAAAAAAAGATCCTGATGGTCGGCCATATTTTCCTCTATCACCCCGTTCATGAGGCCGTGGCGAAGGTCCACCGCAAGGATCCGATCGTTTCGCTGTTTTCGGAATGGAGCAAGCTGGGGACTTTCGAAGAGGATATCGTGAGCAGTTTGGTTTCGCACGAGGCGGCCCTCTCGATGGGCTTGCTCGGGGCCCGTCCGCGTCAAACCCGCGTCATCCAGCGCCAGGGCTTGGCCAGCCGGATCGATCGGATCGAGGTCGAGCTGACCTATTCCGGAAAGCGCCGCCATTTGATCCGGATCGATCGGCTTCACCCTTTCCCTTCGCGGACCGTCCGGATCGAGACCAAGGGTGGAAACGTTTACTATTGGCGCGATCATGAATTGCTGCGCTTCGATCGCCGGCGGCGGGACTTTCGAAAAGTCTTTTCCAGCGCGGAGGAGCCGCTGCAGCGGGAGTGCCGGGCTTTTCTCCGGGCGATTCGGCTGGGGAAGCCGCCGCGGGCCGACGCGGTTTTCGGCGGCCAAGTGGTCGCGGTGCTAGGAGGGCTGCTTGCTTCACGTCGCCATCATCGTCCATAGCCACGACGTCTTCGAAAGCAACGGCTATTGGATGAAAGAGATCGCCGAAAGCTGGCGGGAGGCCGGAACGCGGGTCAGCGTCGTGCGTGGGCCCGATGAGCCGGTCCAGGCCGACTTGGCGGTCCTGCACGTGGACCTGACGGCCGTGCCCCAGGATTACCTGGATCTGCTCCGGCAATACCCGACGGTGCTCAATGGCGGCGTTGCCGACACTTCCAAGCGCTTGACCAGCTCTCATTTGGTTCGTCGCGGCGACGGCTATGGAGGGCCGGTGATCGTCAAGACCGACCGCAACTTCAAGGGCGTCCAAGAGGTGCGGTTGGCGGTGAAAGGCTTGCTGCCGAGGAAGCCCCGGGACCTCCGGCGCAATTACCGATATTTTTTCCAAGAAGCCTGGCGGACCGGGAAAGCCTTGCTGCGCCATGGCTATGCCCCGGCCTATCGTGATTATTCGATCTACGATTCGGCCCAAGCGGTGCCGGCAAGACTTTGGGGCCATCCCGACTTGGTCGTCGAGCGCTTCCTGCCGGAGATCCGCCAAGGCCACTACTGCGTCCGAACCTGGCTGTTCTTGGGCGACCGTGAAAAAAGCGCCATCTTTTATTCCAAGAGCCCGATCGTCAAGTCGGCCAATATCCTTCGGCAGGAACCCTTGGACGAAGTTCCCGAGGAGCTGCGCCGAATCCGCCGTGAATTGAAATTCGATTACGGCAAATTCGATTACACGGTCGTCGATGGCCGGCCGGTCCTATTCGACGCCAACCGGACTCCGACCCTCGGATCTTTTCCCAAGGCTCGATATCGGCCGATGGTCCAATTCCTCTCCGAGGGCCTTGGGTGCTTTTTATGATTTGCCAATCCGCCGTAAAAATCGGAGAAGCAGGAGCGCCAAGATGAAAAACGGAATCTCCACCGATTGGATCGAGCGCCTGATGGAACATCCCGGACTGCTTCGGATGGGCCACGGCCAACGGGCCGAAGACCGAAACCTTGGCTTGGGATGGCTTTACTATGCTTTGGGCCGGATCCTTCGCCCGCGCCGGGCGGTGGTCATCGGCTCCTACCGCGGCTTCGTTCCTTTGGTCATGGCGAAGGCCCTCCAAGACAATTTGGAAAAAGGCGAGCTGACCTTCATCGACCCTTCCTTGGCCGACGACTTTTGGGCGGACGAGGATCGGGTCCGCCGCTACTTTCTCGACCTCGGCTCCGAGAACGTCCGCCACTTCCGGATGACCACTCAAGAGTTCGTGGGGACCGAGGATTACCGGGCCTTGGGCCAAGTCGGCTTGGTTTTCATCGACGGCTATCATACCGCGGAGCAGGCCCAGTTCGATTATGAAGCTTTCGAGAAGCTCTTGGAGCCGCGGGGCTTCGTCTTGTTTCACGACAGCCTGGTGGTGCGCGACGACAAGGTCTACGGGGCCGAGAAGGCTTATCCGATGAGCGTGAAGCATTTCATCGACCGGCTGAAGAGCGATTCCTCGCTCCAGCTTTTCGACCTTCCCTTCGGCGCCACCGGTTTGACCCTGCTTCGGAAAGTGGAATGGGACCCGGCGAGGTCGCTGCATGACTGGTTGGACGGTCCTCCCTGAGCGAAGGAGCTCGTCATGAAAACTTGGCAAATCCTGGCTCTGGCTTTGCTTCCCCTGCTCGGGATGGCGAATGATTGGAGGCTGATCGAGCAATATCGGCACCCGGCCGAGCTCGCGGCCGATCCGGTCGCCGCCGAAGAGGAGAAGTTTCAGGAGCTTCGGGGGTTTTTGCCGCCCGATGCCTCCGTTGGATATATTGGGAAAAAACATGCTCCCGGGACCGACGGCGTGAGAAATTTCCGGATGATCCAGTACTTTCTCGCTCCGGTGGTGGTCTTCAACGATACTTCTCGCGAGCTCATCGTCACCTATCTGGCGGAAGGGGAGGAGCCGCCGGCGGGGCTGTCCGAGCAGGATTGGACCCTGGTCCGGGATTTCGGCCGGAACGTGAAGCTCTACCGCCGGAGGGCCCAGTGAGCCCGGCGATCCTGTTCGCGCTGGTGGCGCCGCTCTTGATGGGCGGCGCTTTGTTGTTTTGCATTCTTCCCTGCAAGATCAAAGGTGGCGCCCAAGCTCTCGTCGGCGTCGGACTGTCGGTGGGCTTGGGCCTAGGCCTGACTTCCTGCGGCTTCTTTCTTTGGCTCCTGGCCTTTGATGCCTCGAAGGGAGATTTTCTCGCCGGGGCGACGGGCTTGATGGTCGTGGCCTTGGCGATCGGCTGGTTTTTCCAAACCGCCAAGGAGCTGCCTTCGGCGGCGGGTCCTCCCGCTTCGGCTTCGAATCCCAAGATCAAGGCTTATTTGCTCGCCGGCCTCGCCGTCTTGCTGGTGCTCAGCGCGGCGGTGTTTTACTTCCGAATGCAGGAAAAGCCCCATGGCAGCAACGATGCCTGGCTCTTTTGGAACATGCGGGCCCGATTCCTGTTTCGGGCCGGCGAACATTGGCGCGACGCTTTTCTGCCCCACGTCGTGAATCCCAGCTACCCGCTGATGCTCCCCTCGGCGATCGCCGCGATTTGGAGCAGCCTGGGCAAAGAATGGCTGTTCATCCCGAAGTGGGTGGCCGCCGCCTACACGGTCGCCACCGTGGCCTTGCTCGGGGGAGTCCTGGCGCTGCTGCGGGGAACCACCCAGGCCTTGATCGCCGTCATCGCGGTCTTGAGCCTTTCTTCCTTCATCATTCGAGGGGCTTCCCAGGTTTCGGACGTGCCGCTGGGATTTTATTTCTTGGCGACGCTGGCTTCGCTGAGCCTCTACGACCGGCTTCCCCAAAAAAACGCGAGGCTCTTGGTCTTGGCCGGCGCGATGGCCGGCTTCTCGGCCTGGACCAAGAACGAAGGGCTCTTGTTCGTGCTGGTCTTGGTTTTGAGCCGGTCGTTCACGGTCCTGCTGTTTCGAGGTTGGCAGACCGCCTTGAAGGAAGTGGCCTATCTAGGAGCCGGCCTCGCTCCGGTCTTGCTGGTGATCCTGTATTTTAAATGGAATATCGCGGCGCCGAACGATTTGGTGGCTGCGGCCAAGGATTCCAACTTCGTTCTTGAAAAAGTTTCCACGGCATCGCGCTACGGAGAAATCTCGGTTTTTTATTTGAAGACCCTGTTTTTGAGCGGGTCGGTCACTTTGCTCAACCCCTTGGTTTATTTGATCGCCTTTGCGCTCATTTTCAAAGTCCGGATTCTTCCTGAATTCAAGCTCAACATTCTTTTCACGGCGACGGCGCTCGCTTCGATGCTGGCCGGCTACTACATCGTCCATCTCCTGGTGCCTTACGACCTGCACTTTTACCTGGAGCATTCCCTCACCCGGCTTCTCATTCAGCTATGGCCGAGCTTCCTCTTGCTGTTTTTCACGGCCGTCCGGACCCCCGAGGAAGTCCAGGAAAACGCATGAGCCGCGATTCTCACAAACCGGTGGCCGCCGTATTCTGCATGCCCGAGGACGGGCATTTCATGCTGCTGCGGCCGGTCATCGCGGGGCTGGTCCGATCGGGTTTCGCCGTCCACGTCTTCACCCATCGCCGGTTCGGCGCCGAGATCGAGCGGGTCGGCGGAAGGCTTGAAGACCTCTTCACTTCCCATCCGCTGGAGCGGGCCGACGCCGATTCGCGGCCCATTCCCTGCCGCTATGTCAGCTTTGCCGGGTTTTACGCGGAGGAAATCTTGGCCGACCTGCGGCGGCTTCGCCCGGCCCTGATCGTCTATGAGACTTTCGCCGTCATCGGACGGCTGGCCGCGACCCAGCTTGGCATTCCCGGCATCAACGTCTCGCCCAATCACAATTTGAATCCGGCCAAGGCCTTGCCGCTTTTGGCCGCCGACCCGCGGGTCAAAATCTCGCCGGCCTGTCATCGGGCGGTCGAGATCCTCCGCGAACGCTACCGGCTCGCCGACGCCTCGCCGTTTTCCTATATTTCCGGGCTGAGCCCCGACTTGAACCTCATCTGTGAGCCGCCGGCTTTCCTCAGCGAGGAGGAGCGTCCGGCTTTCGAGCCCCTCGCGTTCTTCGGTTGCCTCCCTTGGATCGGGGAGTTTGGCGAAAAATCCCGGAAAGCCGTCTCGCCATATTTCGGCGACGATCCCGGACGCCGGCGCGTCTACGCCTGCTTCGGGACGGTCATTTGGCGTTACTACGCCAAAGAAGCGCTGGCGGCTTTGCGGGCCGTCTCCGACTACGTGGCCGGCCGGCCCGATGCAGTCGCGCTCCTCGGCCTGTCGGGCGCGCCGATCGAGCCCCCGGTGATTCGGGAGCTCGAGAAGCCCAACGTCCGGGTGACCGGCTACGTCGATCAGTGGAGCGTTCTGGCGGAGGCCGACGTCTTCGTCAGCCACCACGGGATCAACTCGACCCACGAGGCCATCTTCCACCGGGTTCCGATGCTGTCCTATCCCTTCTTCGGAGATCAGCCGCTCTTGGCCGAGAAATGCCGCCGGTTCGGGGTCGCCGTTCCGCTCGCCGGCTCCCTTCGGGGCCCGGTCGGCGTCGAGGACCTGCGACGAGCCATGGCGGCGCTTTTTGAAAATGGGGAAAGCCTTCAAGCCCGGCTGGAAGAGGCGAGGAATCGGGAGCTGGAAGTGATGGCGCGGCGGGATTCGGTGCTTCGGCGGATCTTGGAGCTGGTCGCGGTCAGGCAAGGCGCACGATGATCTTGCCATCGGTCCGCTCGGTCGAGCGTTGGACGGCTTCGACCGCCTTTTCGAGCGGGAACCTGGCCGTGATCATGGGACGGGCTGGAAAGCGGCCCGAGGCCAGCAAGCGGATGACGGAAGGGTAAATGCCATGGCCGGAATGCCCGCGGGCTCCGCAGATTTGGTTGGCCTGGGAAACCAAGGTGTCGAGGGGGAAGGGGGCTCCGGCGTCGTGGCGCCCCAGGTAGATCACCTTTCCGTTGGGCGCCAGGCTCTTCTCGATTTCGGGCAAGGTGGCCGAGGCGGCGCCGGCGGCCTCCACTTGGAGGTCGGCGCCATGGCCGCCGGTCGAATCGCGGATCATTTCGCTGGGCGAGGTTCCCTGCCGCCGCAAGGCGAGGGGGCTGGCGGCGTCATCGGCTCCCAAGGCAAGAGCCAAGGCCTTGCGCGGTTCGCTCGGATCGAAGGCGAAAATCTTGGCCGCGCCGGCCGCCCGCGCCAATAGCACCGCCGCCAGTCCGATCGGGCCGGCCCCATGGACGGCGACGTAAGCTCCCGGCCGGAATCCGCCGCCCGAAACGAAGATCCCGTTATAGGCGCAGCCGATGGGCTCGATCAAAGCTCCCACTTCGTAGGCGTCTTCGCCGCTCGGAAAAGCCTCCCGCAGCGGATCGAGGCTCCAACAATATTTTTCCTGGACCGCGATGTATTCCGCAAAGGCCCCCGGGACGCTAAAGCCGACCATCTCGATCCGGCGGCATTGGTTGGGGTTCCCGGCCCGGCAGGAAGCGCAGAGTCCGCACCAAACCATGCTTTCGGCGGCGACCGCGTCGCCGACCTTGAGCGAGCCGACGTTTTTTCCGACCTCGACGACTTCCCCGGAGTATTCGTGGCCGAGGGTGACGGGCAGCTTGGCCGAGCCGGAGAAAAGAACGTAGCCCGCCGCGTCGGTCTCGTAGCAATGGGTGTCGCTGCCGCAGACGCCGCAGGCCTTGACTCGAATCAAGACCTCATCCTCTCTAATCCGGGGAATGGGATTCTTGATCAGTTGCAGCGTGGGCGACTTCCATACGGCGCTGGCGCGGATGGCCTTGCGGCTCTCGGTTTCTTGGGGGGAGAGAGGGTAGCCGGAGCGCGGCTCCCAAACGGCGTCCAAAACCAGCGCTCGCATCGCGCCGTTCATCGAGACTCTCCCGGCAAAGCCGGATGGCACTCCAGGATGCTGAATGCCGGCCCGGCGGCGATGGTTCGGGCAAGGGAAAATCCGGCCGAGCCGAGCAGGCTTTGGAATTCGGAATCGGTCCGCTCCTTGGCGCCATGGGCGACGAGCATGGTCAGGTCGCTTCGGGAAAGGGCCTGGTCGCCGGCGGAGGCGCCGCGTTTTTCGGGAAGCACCGGCTCGATCACCAGCAGACGGGCCTTCGGCTCCATCGCCCGCCGGCAATTCTCCAGGATGCGGAGGCTTTTCGCCTCGTTCCAATCGTGCAGGATGCTTTTGAGCAGATAGAGGTCCCCGCCCCGGGGGACCGACGCAAAGAAATCGCCGGCCACTAATTCACAACGGCCCGCCAAGTCGGTCTTATCGAAGCGCGATTTGGCGTGCTCGATGCCGCTGGGAAGATCGAACAGGATTCCGGAGGCCGAAGGTTGGTTTTGCAAAATTTCGAGCAGCAGCTCGCCGGTGCCCCCGCCGAGGTCGATGATCCATTTCGCTTCCGAAAAGTCATAGGCCCGGACGATGTCCTTGATGTGCAGCCGGGTCAGCTCCGCGATGGCTTGGCTGAAGGTTGCCGCCGCCACCGGGTCGCGCTGCAGATGTTCGAAGCCTTCGGTGCCGTAGAGCAGCTTCCGCCCGCTTTCACCGGTCTTGACGCTATCCAGCAAGCGCTCCCAGACCGGCCCGAGGTAGCGGGCCCACCATTGGGTCCAGGCTCGCAGTGAATCGGGATTGTCTTTTTGCAGCAGCTCGCCCATCGGCTCGAGCTCGAAGGCGCCGTCCGCGCGCTCCTTGCAGATCTCGAGCGAGCAGAGGGCGAGGAGCAAGCGGCGCAGCGATGGCGGATGGGAGCCGGAGACGGCTGCCAGCTCCTCGGCGGTTTTGGGGCCTTGGGCCAGGAAGTCGGCGATTTGCAGTTCAGCGGCGGCGTAAAGGGCTTGAGTTTTCCAGCTGCCGGTGAGGATTTCCTGAAAACGATCCACCGAGCTCATGGCCCGCTCCTAGCAGCAGCCTCGCCGAGTGGCAATGATTTCCGGCCCATAAGCTTCCGATGGAAATATCACTTTCGGCCGGCTTCCCGTTATGTGAAAATGCCAAGGCATTCCATTCCAAAAAGAGATGGGGGTTTCCATGGGATATCGGGGTATTTCACTGCTAGCAGTGTCTTTCTGCGTCTTGTCGGGTCCGCTCGCGGCGGCCACCTTCGACGTGACCAATGGCGCCGAGCTGGAAGCGGCCTTGGCCACGGCCCAATCCAACGGCGAGGGTGACACGATCAATCTCGCGCCCGGCCTTTACACTTCCGGCAGCGGCTTCAGCTACCTGGCCGCTGCCACCGAAAACTTTCCCATCAGCCTTGCCGGCACCGGGCCCGGAGTGACGGTCTTGGACGGCGGCGATGCCCATCGGGTTCTCGGCATCGAAACCACCGCGGTCACTCCCGACGACGCCGGAGCCGACGTCGCGCTGAGCGGCCTGACCATTCAGAATGGCGAAGTCAGCTCCGCTTTCGGCGTCGGCGGCGGCCTCAGGGTCGTCGCTTTCAAGGCCGACATCAGCCTGTCCGACAGTGTCATCCAGCGCAACCGGGTGGTTCCGGCCAATGGCCATAGCGGCGGCGCTTTCCTGGCCACCTTTGACGGGGCCGTGACCATCTCGAGCAGCGTCGTCGCCGGCAACTCGGCATCCAGCGGCGGCGGTCTCCGGGCTCGGGCCCAGGGCGACGGCTCGATCACGATCACCGATAGCCTGTTCACCGGCAACAAGAGCCTGGATTCCGACGCTTCGGGCGGCGGGCTCGCCGTCGATGCCACCAATGGCGCCGCTTTGGTCCAAGGCAACCATTTCATCCGCAACGAGTCGGTCGACAATGGCGGCGGCGCCGGCGTCGCCCAAAACGGCTTCGGCACGACGACTTTCGTCAACAACGTCTTTTTCGACAATTTGGCCGGCGACGACGGCGGCGGTTTCGCCTACGACAGCAACGGCGCCGGGCCGCTCAACTTCGTGAACAACACGGTCTACGCCAATCGGAGCCAAGGCAACGGCGGCGGAGTTTACCTCAATATTCAGGGCGATGACGTCGAGGCTTTGCTCTACAACAGCATCGTTTTCGGCAACGAGGCCGACGGCGAAGGCCAGGATATCTACGCCGACGACGATCCCGACGGCGACGACGACGGGGCGCCGCTGACTCTAGCCAACAATAATTTCTCCGATTTTTCGACTTTCTGCCAAAACGAAGGCTCTTGCGTCACCGACATCACCCAGACCGACAATTTGCCGGGCCTCAATCCCTTGTTCCTGGATCCGTCCAGCGACGATTTGCGGCTCTCGGAGTTCTCGCCTTGCATCGACGAAGGCGATCTGGCGGCCCCCGACCTGCCGGCCGTCGATCTCGAGGGCGATCCGCGGGTCATCGGCTCCGCCCCCGATATCGGAGCCGACGAGCGGAACGTCTGCGGCGACGGGGCTCTCGGCGCCGAGGAAACCTGCGACGACGGCAACGCCGCCGACGGCGATGGCTGCAGCGCGACTTGCCAGGAGGAAAGCCCGGGCTCGGCGACTCCTTCGCCTTCGCCCTCGCCGGGTGACGACGACGAGGACGACGACGGCACGATCGGCGGCGGCGGTTGCAGCCTGCAGCCTGGCGCCGGCCCTAGCGGCTTGGGCGCCCTGGGCTCGATCTTTTCGGCCCTCGGCTATTTCGCCATTCGGTCAAGGCGCTCCGCTCGAGCCTGATCAGTCTCCGGGACCTAAGTCCGACTCCCGGTCTTGGAACTCGTTGTCGCCGTCGATCGGCAGCGGGTCCTGGATGAACATGCACATGTAGTTGATCCGCTCGGTGCAGGTCCAAGAAGGAGTCCCGGTGGAATTGCAATTCTCGCCGATGCCTTGGGCGAATCCACCGACCAGCTCGTTCTGCCGGTCGACCATGAATCCGCCGCCGCCGACCACGACGGCCAAGGGATAATCGGTGAGGCGGTCGCTGGACACCACACAGACCGGCGGCCCCTGGGGATGGGGATCGGTGAAGATCACCGTGCAATAGGCGTAGAATCCGGTCACGTCGAAATGACCGGCCGTGTTGCTGCCGCGCAGCGTGGCGTGCTTGCCTTCCTGATCGATGCCGCCGAAGCACTCCAATTGCGGCCCGTCATTGGTCGTGCGCCCGGCCCAGATGTTGCCGGCCACCACCGTGGCCGCCTCGCTGGGCGGCGGCAAGGTCACCTGCGGGTCGACGATGCCGAGCTTGGCCTGCTGGTTGACTTGGAGGTTCTCGGCACTCAAGTCCAAGGCGTTGAACTCCTGAGTGTCCAAGCTTTGGGTGTTGACGGTTTGGGCCGTCACCGTTTGAGTCCGAAGCTCCAGGCTCTCGATGTCGCCGTTCACGTCCAAGACCGCCTGGGGAGCGTTGGTTCGAATGCCGACCAAGCCGAATTGGGTGATGGTCAGTCGGTCCGAGGGCAGGCCCAGGGGATTGGTTCGGAAGACCAGAGCCGGGAAGTCGTTGGCCGCGAAGATCGAGCGGTTCTCCACCAAGCTGACTCCGCTGTCCAAGTCGTAGGACAGCTTCATGCCCGCCAAGGGATAATAGGCGTCGCCGGGAGCGTTGAGCTCGCTGAGCAGCAAGCTGGCTTTCCCGCCGCTGCCGAAGACCGGCGCCGAGTCGACGCGGATCGCGGTCTCGGGTTGGAAAGCTCCGTAGACATGGACGGCGGTCAGCGGCGCCGTGATCCCGACGCCGAGTCTCGCCAGCAAGGCCAGCACGTTTTGACCGGCTCCGCC
It contains:
- a CDS encoding FAD-dependent oxidoreductase, with the protein product MKIAVVGGGIFGVTCAWYLAKHGFLVDLFEKAGDLLQAASGINQYRLHRGYHYPRSFATASQSLREFPRFLEHYGSAVFEAEHYYGVAKEGSLSSPEQCRRAWESCGLDFEEAELSLLNPKTVGWCARVREALLDPAALRQLGRRYLERWRVGMRLGREIGFRDLKGYDLIVVAGYVANNAWLESADLPEKEYQFELCEKPVLALPGRFRNKSVVILDGPFLCIDPVANTDTFVMGNVVHAIHHRNIGLHPELSPAYAPLLNRGVIAGPPITRIDDFLASAAVYFPGIGGAKHLGSMFTVRAVQPHREHDDARPTIVEELSDRVVTVFSGKIGTCVAAAEEVLQIAARKRGIEPWSESALSG
- the iolM gene encoding scyllo-inosose 3-dehydrogenase; this translates as MNGAMRALVLDAVWEPRSGYPLSPQETESRKAIRASAVWKSPTLQLIKNPIPRIREDEVLIRVKACGVCGSDTHCYETDAAGYVLFSGSAKLPVTLGHEYSGEVVEVGKNVGSLKVGDAVAAESMVWCGLCASCRAGNPNQCRRIEMVGFSVPGAFAEYIAVQEKYCWSLDPLREAFPSGEDAYEVGALIEPIGCAYNGIFVSGGGFRPGAYVAVHGAGPIGLAAVLLARAAGAAKIFAFDPSEPRKALALALGADDAASPLALRRQGTSPSEMIRDSTGGHGADLQVEAAGAASATLPEIEKSLAPNGKVIYLGRHDAGAPFPLDTLVSQANQICGARGHSGHGIYPSVIRLLASGRFPARPMITARFPLEKAVEAVQRSTERTDGKIIVRLA
- a CDS encoding Gfo/Idh/MocA family oxidoreductase encodes the protein MVGIGIIGVGRWGRNLLRAFAGLDEVKACSVRSRDVSELVARYPRVRWTRRYRDILADPSVGAVAVATPAATHYSIAKQALEAGKHVFVEKPLCQKSGEAADLVKLSRKKKKILMVGHIFLYHPVHEAVAKVHRKDPIVSLFSEWSKLGTFEEDIVSSLVSHEAALSMGLLGARPRQTRVIQRQGLASRIDRIEVELTYSGKRRHLIRIDRLHPFPSRTVRIETKGGNVYYWRDHELLRFDRRRRDFRKVFSSAEEPLQRECRAFLRAIRLGKPPRADAVFGGQVVAVLGGLLASRRHHRP
- a CDS encoding methyltransferase, with the protein product MSSVDRFQEILTGSWKTQALYAAAELQIADFLAQGPKTAEELAAVSGSHPPSLRRLLLALCSLEICKERADGAFELEPMGELLQKDNPDSLRAWTQWWARYLGPVWERLLDSVKTGESGRKLLYGTEGFEHLQRDPVAAATFSQAIAELTRLHIKDIVRAYDFSEAKWIIDLGGGTGELLLEILQNQPSASGILFDLPSGIEHAKSRFDKTDLAGRCELVAGDFFASVPRGGDLYLLKSILHDWNEAKSLRILENCRRAMEPKARLLVIEPVLPEKRGASAGDQALSRSDLTMLVAHGAKERTDSEFQSLLGSAGFSLARTIAAGPAFSILECHPALPGESR
- a CDS encoding glycosyltransferase, which gives rise to MSRDSHKPVAAVFCMPEDGHFMLLRPVIAGLVRSGFAVHVFTHRRFGAEIERVGGRLEDLFTSHPLERADADSRPIPCRYVSFAGFYAEEILADLRRLRPALIVYETFAVIGRLAATQLGIPGINVSPNHNLNPAKALPLLAADPRVKISPACHRAVEILRERYRLADASPFSYISGLSPDLNLICEPPAFLSEEERPAFEPLAFFGCLPWIGEFGEKSRKAVSPYFGDDPGRRRVYACFGTVIWRYYAKEALAALRAVSDYVAGRPDAVALLGLSGAPIEPPVIRELEKPNVRVTGYVDQWSVLAEADVFVSHHGINSTHEAIFHRVPMLSYPFFGDQPLLAEKCRRFGVAVPLAGSLRGPVGVEDLRRAMAALFENGESLQARLEEARNRELEVMARRDSVLRRILELVAVRQGAR
- a CDS encoding choice-of-anchor Q domain-containing protein, coding for MSGPLAAATFDVTNGAELEAALATAQSNGEGDTINLAPGLYTSGSGFSYLAAATENFPISLAGTGPGVTVLDGGDAHRVLGIETTAVTPDDAGADVALSGLTIQNGEVSSAFGVGGGLRVVAFKADISLSDSVIQRNRVVPANGHSGGAFLATFDGAVTISSSVVAGNSASSGGGLRARAQGDGSITITDSLFTGNKSLDSDASGGGLAVDATNGAALVQGNHFIRNESVDNGGGAGVAQNGFGTTTFVNNVFFDNLAGDDGGGFAYDSNGAGPLNFVNNTVYANRSQGNGGGVYLNIQGDDVEALLYNSIVFGNEADGEGQDIYADDDPDGDDDGAPLTLANNNFSDFSTFCQNEGSCVTDITQTDNLPGLNPLFLDPSSDDLRLSEFSPCIDEGDLAAPDLPAVDLEGDPRVIGSAPDIGADERNVCGDGALGAEETCDDGNAADGDGCSATCQEESPGSATPSPSPSPGDDDEDDDGTIGGGGCSLQPGAGPSGLGALGSIFSALGYFAIRSRRSARA
- a CDS encoding class I SAM-dependent methyltransferase; the encoded protein is MKNGISTDWIERLMEHPGLLRMGHGQRAEDRNLGLGWLYYALGRILRPRRAVVIGSYRGFVPLVMAKALQDNLEKGELTFIDPSLADDFWADEDRVRRYFLDLGSENVRHFRMTTQEFVGTEDYRALGQVGLVFIDGYHTAEQAQFDYEAFEKLLEPRGFVLFHDSLVVRDDKVYGAEKAYPMSVKHFIDRLKSDSSLQLFDLPFGATGLTLLRKVEWDPARSLHDWLDGPP